One Argentina anserina chromosome 6, drPotAnse1.1, whole genome shotgun sequence genomic window, AGAttgttagatcaattttggacatatcacatattatatgattatcatgtttaatgtcataatctatttctacatggaaacaaagatagtatcaaATCTAGTTCCTAATGATTTCGTGTAATATATCATTATGATAATGAATCctaatttaagtctagaagcaagactacaaatcagtattgaatcaggaatctaaataagatgacttaacttATAAGATGTCTTTAATGGAAGAATTCTTAAGGGTTaaagattctctatatatagatggtaaacGTCCTTGTTATCACTACGAGTTATTTGCGTAAGTTTCTGTCCATTGAGAAAACAGAGAGTAGTGACTAACAGAAGACCTTGCCTAGCACCTTGTGACTTTGGATTAAGGCACAATGGATCACGGTGTCGTCGCTCATGAAGATGGTAAGTTAATCTCATTCACTAAGTTAACgattagttgttatgcatatgatatttggttttgtactcatatcatgtaatttaatttacacgAACAACAAAAGTTCTTTTGAacttcacatatatatatatatatatatatatattatggagGATCATAAGCGGACGCCCATACGGTGCGGATTCGCCCGTTCCGGCGACGTGGAACGACAACGACGCGGATGGTGTTGGTTGTGCTCTTCGTCACACGGCGGCCGAAATttgcaaattttaaatttttggatttttttttggaaatttgcAGATCCAGCCGGCGTTGGAGCTCCGACCGGTACAAACATGAGCGCCAGAAAGGGGGGAGTACATCGGACACCATCTCCGCCGTCGTTGAGCGTTGACGGTCGCGGGAATTGCCGATGTTCGCACTTTTGGTGCACTACGGATGTCCACTCCATAACCGAcctcatatgtatatatatttttatatatttactttTTGTTGGGAGCTTTAAGATTTCTCCTCAAAGAGGTCGCACAACAGTGGCGAATCTAGGATTCGattatttggatttttttttggaaatttgcAGATCCGGCTAGCATTGGAGCTCCGACCGGTACAAACATGAGCGCCGGAAATGGGAGAGTACATCGGACATCATCTCCGCCGTCGTTGAGCGTCGCCGGTCGCCGGAATTGACGATGTCCGCACTTTTGGTGCACTACGGATATCCACTCCATAAACGAcctcatatgtatatatatttatatatatatttatttattgttgGGAGCTTTAAGATTTCTCCTAAAGAGGTCGCACAACAGTGGCGGATCTAAGATCTGATTATCGTCTAGGTTATTATGAGGGGTTGGTAcgatttttgttgttgttattgTCAATGTTGTTTCcacaattttgtttttggatcAAATGATGATCTTCATTATAATCAACCAGCATATAATGTCTAACAAATGGGGAATGAAAATAAGAAGGAAAGTAAGAATGCTAATAGAAAATAGGAACAGAATGAAAGAGAAAGTGAAACAAAGAGTACGTCAACAACAAGAAAATGCAAAAGAGAGGGGGGGGAAGTGGACCTTTGACTCCATGTAGACCTGGCAATTGGGCGGGCTCGTGCGTGTTTTTGGCGGGCACGCTAAAAACCCGTTTATGTCAACGGGTTAAGCGGGTTAAGGACGACGGGTTTCCGTGCTACCCGTTGGAACCCGTCAACCcgcgaatttttttttcttcagaaattcgacataatttgaatttttttattttttaaattctttCTATAATTCTAACAATTCTTTgagaataattttttatttttttatgatgacataatttgattttttttaaattatttctaTAATTCTAACAATTCTTTgagaataattttttatttatttatgattttttttttattttggagTCCTCAATTTTTTAAAGATTAATCCCTAATGGTCTCAtagaaataatcaaaataacaTTATAATTGTGCTACTTGTTCGAATTCAAGTACATATTTTTACGTGTAACATCAAACTAATTGAAAATATGTAAGATACATTGCAATTAACCTTGTTCGAATTTAAGTGCCTATTTATAAGTGCAACAACAAACTAATTGAGAATTGCAATTAACCTTGTTCAAATTCAAGTGCCTATTTATAAGTGCAACAACAAACTAATtgagaacatgaaaaataaactGCAAACTAATATGTCTTATCCCCATATTTCACATCAATGCCATGTTTTCTCTCAAGTGAagctctcttcttcctctattCGATCATGCATTCTCAAACCCAATATGTCTTCGGAAAAATCGTCCACCTCaaccattttcttttctgaaatattataaataataattataaatataatataaaaGTCAAACTAGTGAAATCaaactaaattattttctatttaccTTTCTTCTTCCCGAAAATCCAATCCCGAGTACATAACAAAGCTTGTACTGTCTCAGGCAACAAAGAGCTCCGATACTCATCTAGAACTCGACCACCAATGCTAAAAGCCGACTCAGATGCAACAGTGGAGACAAGAATAGTCAACACATCACGAGCCATCTGAGACAGGATTGGGTATCGGTGTCGCTCCATCTTCCACCAAGCAAGTACATCCAAGTCTACCAAATTATCGAGTCTTACTTCATCCAAATACTTGTTCAGTTCAGTCTTCAAACTCGAATTCTGACCGCTCTTGTAACGGGCATCAAATTCCTGCAATAGAGCAATTTGACGTTTAATACTCTAAGAAAATCATACTAACCAAGAATAgtctcaaaataattaaattaattagttaCCTGAAGTATACAAGGCTTCCCCTGTATTTGAGACAAGCTCTCATGAATATGGTAACTAGAACTTTGGTGAGTGGAGGTTTCTTTGTAGGCACCAAACAAAGAAGATAGAGTGTCAGTAAAAACCTTCAATTGTGAAGATTCTCGACCATAGAGCTTTTCATAAGCCCATTCAACAAACTCCATCTTAAACCGAGGATCCATCACCACTGCAATCCCCAAAATCAGGCTATAATCTGACCAATATTTCTTAAACTTCAAATCCATCTCTTTTCCCATCCGGCTTAGAAAAGAATCTTCACTGGCAATGGCTTCTTGTATACTGTGCTGAACAACTAACACCTTCGGGAAAAATAAGTTTGATGTAGGGTACTTTGTTCCAGAAAACAACACTGTTACTTCATAAAATTCCCCTAGAAACTTATTTATCTTCTCAATCTTGTCCCACTCCTCATCTGAAGGACACCACTTGAAAGAACTGTCACTTACTGCCAAGTTCATCAATGCACTACGATAGTAGAGAGCACCATCAAGCATCAAATAGGTTAAATTCCACCTTGTTGGCATATCTTGTCTCAATCCCCTTCTGCTTCCTCCCAAACCAACTTGTGAAACACATTGTAGAAACCTTTGTTTTCTAACTTCTGAACCCTTTATATACTTGATGCCTTCTCGTATCTTTATGACAGATGGGTGAATCTTTTTCAGTCCATCTtgaactatcaaattcaagatgTGTGCACAACATCTGACATGAAAAAATTTGCCATCTACTAAAAGCAAGCCTATGAAATTCAACCTCATCTTTAGCTTCTCAACAAAAGAGTCATTGGCTGTTGAGGAGATATATATTGAAACACATCTCTAATGCCCTCATACTCAACAAAACTGAATGGAAAATCATGTCTAACAATTGCCTCAATCACTAACTCTCTGAATCTATCAATACTAAACGAATCAGAACGTGTGGAAGACTGTGGTGAGACAACATCACTAATACTACATTTATTATGGTGACGCAACATGCTACCCGTACCTGTTCCTGAGTCACATTTGAGTATAGTTCCGCACTTTTTGCATTTGGCACGTCTCCCTTGATCGGGACCCTCATCAAAATCCTCAAACGTTGTCCAAACCACAGATGTCCTTGCCCTCTTCTTCCTAGCTGCCATACCTCGCACTTCATTACTGCTTGGTAAACTAACTCCTACTTCTTCATTCATGGACAGATTCTGAGACTCATCATTCACACTCATCTACAAATCCAAAGTATAGACAGTTGTAAGAGTAAAATATAAAACATAGGACTGAAGCATAGCAAATAAATTTGATTCAACTATCATTATATTCAAAAGCATTGCTAACaaatcagtttgaaacaaatatCATTATATTCAAAAGCATAGCAAATTGGAACATAATGCAAATTGTAACTCTAATTATGTAATATGATATTTAAGCAGTGAGGGTAAAATAGAAACGATTATGAAACATGGGGTACACGTACAATCAATGATCATCACAGCCCTCCTATACATGTGCACTGCATATATAAAAAAGATTGCTCTAACTATGGTACACGTACAATCAAAGGAACATCTTTACCTTAGAAATTTTGCGGTCATCAAACAAGCTATTGAACTGAATGCGATAATTCTCTATACGCAAGGCAACTAATCCAGTAGTGTCATCAAAAGAAATGTTACTGCATATGCCTTAATGGCTTCATGTACTTCTGGAGAAGAAAAAGGGAGCTGAAAATTCAGGAATTAGCGGCCaatagtttataaaaattcatCAAGCATATTAACCCTAGTACCCTACCAATGTTTAATGCTAAGTTGATATTTTTAATGCTATGTATTGGTATTCACTATTAATACTGCTCAAGCTTGCACTCTAAGTTCAAAATTTTAGAGATGAGAACTTGCAcaaaatgtatgcatttggtGCAGAATCTCTAAAGTTTCTTTCACTTCTCTCCGActtgaaaaaaacaaatcaaaaaggaAGTAGAACAAGTAAAAGATACAAGTAGCAAATTTCACAAACTAATCCATGAACTTGCAAGAACACAAAACCAGAAAAGCATAAAGAGAATAAAATGAAGGACCCCAAGCAGATTTCACACCTGGCTGAAGAGGTTGTCTCCTATGAGAATCAGGATCAATAATACCACGACAGTAATTAACGAGTCATCTACAAGTTCTTCACAAACCTTATTTGGATGGAGACTAAAGCAATAGACACGACTGGAATGAGTTCAAGATGGATGGATGGATGGATGCAAAGACTTTACTATCATAACTATCCTCTGATTAAATCTACCAGAAAGCACAGTTTATGAGGAAATATGTTGCCTACAGAAATAAAGCAGCACAAAGTGTCACACACCAGAACAGCGCAACCAGACAATGTCATCTCCCAGTTGTACAATCTTGGCTAAAGATCTTAGTACAAGGGCT contains:
- the LOC126796712 gene encoding zinc finger BED domain-containing protein DAYSLEEPER-like, with translation MATDDAEKHVVMRRLMMHGSVESHLDMFGRAHSRIRLRSESRRQICMSVNDESQNLSMNEEVGVSLPSSNEVRGMAARKKRARTSVVWTTFEDFDEGPDQGRRAKCKKCGTILKCDSGTVQDGLKKIHPSVIKIREGIKYIKGSEVRKQRFLQCVSQVGLGGSRRGLRQDMPTRWNLTYLMLDGALYYRSALMNLAVSDSSFKWCPSDEEWDKIEKINKFLGEFYEVTVLFSGTKYPTSNLFFPKVLVVQHSIQEAIASEDSFLSRMGKEMDLKFKKYWSDYSLILGIAVVMDPRFKMEFVEWAYEKLYGRESSQLKVFTDTLSSLFGAYKETSTHQSSSYHIHESLSQIQGKPCILQEFDARYKSGQNSSLKTELNKYLDEVRLDNLVDLDVLAWWKMERHRYPILSQMARDVLTILVSTVASESAFSIGGRVLDEYRSSLLPETVQALLCTRDWIFGKKKEKKMVEVDDFSEDILGLRMHDRIEEEESFT